The genomic interval AGTAATGAGACTTCCCAACGAAAATCATTaattgacattaaaattaaCCTTTACAAATGCAGTAAGTTTTATAATTGACTTTATGcgaaattatcaaaatttaagCCGAGTGAAAGGTACAATTAATTTTCCTCGGATTAGGCCTGCTATGTATTTTTAAGGTCCCCTGATTTTTCTAAATCTCTCTATATTTCTGTTCTCTCCCCCTCTGCTAATTCTGTTCATGCCTATTATGTTTGAGAATCATTATAGACTAAGGATGTAAAATGATGCGCTTGTGAGAGGATATGGAGTCTGGCAcgcacacaaaaaaataaaaacagccgcgaccgaaaaaaaaaacgttaccCTAGCTCTAATACAATTAGTTTTTAAGTTCCTTAACATTTCCTTGCACTTTCTTCCTCCCCTTAATTTAATTCAGTTTTCTCTTTTGCGTTTTTGTGCTCCCAGTAATAGGTAAGACCTATTAGCCCACAAGCTTCTCTGATGCAGAAAAAATTGCTATATGGTAAATCTCCATACTTCACAGatattttaatacattattattacttcaaTTAAatatgtgatttttattttttttgggggggatgaaaaaaaaagtcacataTGTTTTTGGTTTCCGTCACCTTAGGCCtactattttcctttttttttctttccttctccattttctttctcaCTTTTCTGTTCCTTCTCATCCCCACGGCATTTGAGAATTTTccatcattttgaaaaattttaatTGGGTTGCTATACCCTGGCCACACCCCCTCAAACAACACTCCTTGCTGATTGTATCGTTTTCATGTAAAATCCACCAAGATCTTTGTTTTGACACGGTAATAGAACATCATTGCTTTAAATGTTTGTATAATAGGACCTATATATGTTTACACATATGCCTTTACAATGACGGTTAAAGGGCGCAATCCAAACCAAATAAAACTAGTTTtagaggaaaagggaaaaacAGACAAGTAGGATAAAGTATGACCTCTTTTTCAAGTTTCACTTCAAGTTACATGTTTCTTTTGTGACATAAGACAATATGCTACCTTGGTTAAATTTTCATTACTGTCCCAGGGGAATTGGTACAATAAAAGCAGAagaccacaaatccctgataagtACATGGCCTACATGGCTTCTTGGAAAGTTGTCAGAACCACATCACAATTTACTAACCCAGTTGCCAATATAAAATTTACATAgacttagggatctcaattttaaggAAGCCATAACTATCTTATTGCTTGCATGTCcaatttctcaaactttcaccattctgttttacaTAGTTTTCTcctctttcacacaatatttcatGACCAAGGTtgcattcccctttaagaagaggaaacaatcaaaatcaaatgttcTTATCtgttctatatttttttaaatgcatttatTAAATCTTTTCTTACATATTAAGAatacatacaaacaaaaatatgtatcaTGTTTATTACATACTCTTCATTAATAACAGAGTACACATACATTTCATATAAAAGGTCAGGAATTGCAACTCTGCGGTGCAGTTTCATAAATATAACCAAAATATGTCCCATCCCCAAGAATGCATGTTATGATAAGacatatatacataatttaattttctaaaAGATGTTATTTACAAGCAATAGAGTACCGAAGAGTGCTGTACGttacaccatggcaactgacatCATTGCTTCAGTACTCGGTAGTTAAGAGACTAATTACTAAAAATTCCAAGACAAAATACTTATAATTAAGAATACAATAGCTAGCTTAGTTATCTACGTTAATCCTATTTAAAGCAGAACAACAGTGAAGTAAAAATAGGGTTCTCCAACTTAAACATCTAAAAACCCCAACTTTATTCTTTAAATATTACACACAATTTtatagaatttatattttttttatccatgaTTGCTCACCTCTTTGACAGAATACATGCATGCTTCCAAACCATAGCTTGTATTTCATCATACGCATTGTAGATAGAAGTATAGCAGTATTGCTTGTCTCTTGAACAGTTacagaatacatgtatgctgtCAGAAATTTCCTTACCATTTCAAAGttgtgaaaataaaacaaagtatttCACAATAAGTTTATACCACATTTGAAAAGCGAAATATTGTGCAGTACAAGTAGGGATATTACGTGAAAGGGCAACATTTAGTTTATCATTTCATTGCAAACATGAAAATGTCCTAGGTTTAGAGAATTTGTAATTCCATAAAGAAACTTCCAGAGATAAACTTATATCAAGTACACAGCACCCCCCTTACCTGCTTAATCCACTTAAATACTATGACAACTATAATGCACTGGTAATATTCTGGTTTTCATACTTGAACATAAGCTTGAAAGATAAGAATTACCAGTTAACAAAACTGGATGATGTAAGCTGTAGCTGCATAACAgtattcaaccaatcaaattcgTTTTAAACCACCAATAAACACCGAGTAATATGATAAGCAAGAAAAACTGCTAGTATTTCAGGAAAAGCTTAGAATTACAAGTGGCTTGTTATTCAATACACAACTGCCAACAGTTGGCAATGATCCGCTCACATTACTCAAAACATTAAAAACCGCAatgctacatgtacaacatTCATGTACACATTTCTTTAAATATCTTTCTATGAATATCAACTTTCATAATACAACAATAAaatcatgcaaatgaaaaaGGCAATGTGTAACATgacttaaaaaaatgttctctGAATGCAAATACATAggtacaaatatatatatcacactTGTACATGTTCAATTAAAAGACCATCCAACATTCATATGGCAATGTAAAACGAAAtgttaaaaacatatatttatcaaaatcaaataagagAGTAAACTGAAAGATTAATCCaggaaaatatgtaaaataccAGTTTAAGtgatgcacaactaggtgaatCGGTTTAATGATAGTGACCACCTCATCTATGTTGAAAACAGGCCAAAATAGCACCAATTTCTTAAATGTTTATGATTCAAGTATAGTAATTGATGTCTATTGAGATTATTactaaaaaatcatgattaggTCTTACTTTTCTTCAATATTCAAAAAGTAATTccttagaaaaaaatcagaaagtaATTTGTAAGACAATGTTAGTATATATACATCTTATCAGATTTGCCCATTTGAAGATCCCAACAACTGCAGCTTAAACAGACCCCCCGACAAATTTTAATATGTATccaaatttatttcaaacttatgaTATCACTAGTTTTAATTTTCACATTTTGCCACTCTTCCAAGAGTtatttgaattcaaatgaaCAATAACATCTCCAATGCCATTAAAACTTCAGATTTATAACTGGAATTAGTTCTCAAGTTCCATCCCATGTAACATGATTCTGggcaaaatgtcaaaatctgcATTACATGTAATGGCAAATTTTACttaagaaagagagacagaaagtgagaaagagagaacatATGCATATCTGAATCTGAGAATGATCTGTTAGTAAGATGAGTCCTAACGTTGCGCTCAGATTGGAGTTCATTTGATCTTTGttggaatgtacatgtacatggcgaCACAAAGAGTTTTTTGCAATCCTTGGCACAGTCACATAATTTACATGCATGTCAGCCAGTTATAGTATCTGGGTAGGTGACGGCAATTCATAGAGGGTATCCAGACCAGATgctgaaagaaaacacaaaatattttaaaataagcaaatgaatgaaatcaatattaaattacaatatataatatatgtacACATATATGGAATCAATGTAAATTATATGTTGAAATTATTAACTTCAATTTTTCAGTATCATAGTAAAGAATTATAATCCAAATTGGATAAACTAAATCAACAAGGAAGAAAACAGCTTTGAAGTTCGTTCTAATTTCATACATGAACTATATTATAAATGAACATTGCACAAGATAATGAAACAATAGAAATCTAAACTACTAGTAATAGAAATGAGGTGGGGGTACTAAGAAAGTCCTCAACTTACTTTTGGACAAActcctcatcatcttcatatTCTAAAATGAGATCTTTGATATTAGGTGAAGGATTATGACCATGGCTCTCGGCTCTTTCCCATCTCTCCAAACGAGTGATTCCTAcatcaataacaataatacaaatacatgattaacaACAATCATGTTACCCCCCTCCATACAGCACACAAAAATCAATCCAAGATCTAACACAATTACATTACCCTAATCCTAACCTAACCATTCAATAACCACATTGCAATTCTCATTTTAAAGGGAAGTCCAGAGCAATTGTCAAAGGTAAAAAAATGTTGGATTTTCAAGACAGATATGTACTCCATAAGAACTTGAATGTATGACATTCAAAAGtagacctgccaaccttctacaaccaaaaaagtattcttagaaggaaaaataaagtattttttgacaaaaaaaaagagtattttaaaaaatttggctcAACATAACAATCGCCAGCATGTTGTAGTGAGATCGGTGagaaaaacatgtgaaatgactctacttgaaaacttgataattcacccttttaaacatgtgctcATAGGTGAGAATTTAGTTGTtgttttcatgcaacaagttactggcccgacagtgatttttactggtctgggactgTCGGACCGGCGCAAGTGTCATTCgctgtgtataatacatactccatgatcagaaaaaaaaaagagaaacaaatcatacaaaaaaagtattggtgtattcatagcaaaaaagaggaacaaatactctaaaaagggaacAGTTGGCATGTCTGCAAAAGGGATCAATTTCAAAACAAGTTTTTCAACAAGGCACATTGTAAAAGATTAGTCCAGATACTTCTTAAGTGATTTGCTCGCACTTTCATTAACCTGCTCGAACAACAGGTACtataaattatgatatcaatatcatcatctcccacattgattttttaaatgcaaaGATGGGTTGCATTTCAGCCCAATTCATGAGTTCCCCAGACTCTGGAACTCTTTACCTTGTGACCTGAGGAACTCTATCCTTACTGGGTCTCTTTAAACATGGTGCAATCACCTAAATTCCTATCTTGTCAATTCTAAGTAAGTGTCAAAAATTTGATATGaccatatttatgtatttaagaATTATCTATATTTTATTATGATGTATTTAACcgtttctttttatatataatatatcttCTATCAACTACTGGCCATTATTTATATCCAATCgtgtttcaatatttcaatatttcaatatttcaatattccaaTAGCAGTATCGTTCATTGCATGTTCATTGCAGTTTAAATCTCAGGGGGTTGTATTTAGCATGttacattaaatgcaatataaaTTGAATATATGCTGGGTTGCTTGCCAAGATATCACAGTACTTTcaattttaattattcattgCAATTTATACAATCTCCTACCGACCCACACGTCAAAGCCAACCAAAAGTGATTTAGATAATTGTTCGCAGCATATTCcctttgatttaattttttaccTTGTAGGCTAATATACAgtgtatttattgatatttgtttgCATGATTTTATGCTTTGAGATTCTGAGTAATTTAATACTTTGTtttcatatatatgtaaatttaaatgcaaatgcatgttatgtttatttcacatgaaaatacTACAGTGGATTCACCTGGATGGGGTATGGGTTAGGGCGGTCTGTGGACTATAGTTATTTGGTTAACTTTGCCCAATGCCTGGCAGCTCATCCGTATGAATCCagtgtttaatcattttttgtgTTAACTGTATTATCATTGTGTTattgtaacaattattttttatcattgtatttgacttgtttgatattttgccaaataacataataataataataaacaacatTTGGGAGGCCTAAATTGTCCTCGGCATCTGGGTCCCATTTCATGAAGACTTGTTACAATAAAGAATGCACAATTTTGATAACTAATTCATGATCAGCCAATTAGATTGAAAGATTCTAGGAGcttttaattgcaaatttgttatataacaacttttatgaaatgttcagtgataaGCGCAGCCTCATAGCTCAGAAACCATTGAGTTTGTCTCAGAAGGACACACGTACTGTACTGTTGATCTGATCAAATGCATGATCGACAGAAAACTGGTGGCCCAATTATATAGAATGCATGTTTGATCAAAATGTATTTCAAATATCACCCATGCACCATTGTATGGACTAATAGGTGCACTCCTTTGTTTTCAATGAGCTATGCCATTAACTTATTGAATTTACTGAAGAGCCACGCATTCCATCTTGGTAGCGTATCAAAGTGGATTGTAGTGCGGCaagggttgggggggggggggtattcacCCTTAGTAACCCCCAAATGACTGTAATTCTGTTTTGAATCTGTTTTGTGATGGTGCGTGCACTGCTGCATGAAAATTATGATACTGATGTAGTTGAGATTAATATCAATTGTATCTCTTTGTAAGTCAAAGCCACATACCCTGGGCTCCATCACTGGATATAGAtgatatttatttgaatgaattttcatgCCTTCTTTTTGGCTATCACTAGATTCAttacatattaaaaattaaTGTGAAAGCATATGGCAAACCTACCCGTACAAGGTCCATATCTCCAATCCAGATCAAATTCCCGGAGTGTGTTTAGATTTGTCTTTCTGATAAGATCTTCAGCACTCTCAactaaatgaacaaaatattaaatagattgTATGTAATTGAGAGAAATTCAGAGTAACTTTAGAATCCTACGTTATAATCGATTGTATACATACTGTTAGAATGAggaatcacacacacacaagacATTATATCCCATAGATCTGTATTCTGTAATCGAATCATGACATtggattataatttttttataaataaaattaaaggtAGATTTCTAAGCCAGAAATGcgatcttcttttcttttttcagcATACCCAACAAGGCATTATGAAATCCATGGAAATACCATTAACAATAACAGTTAGAATTAACAATTGAAGTAACTTCACACTAAGTAAAACTTACAGAAAGAATTgcagaaaacaaattaaatctAAAAGTAACTTGAAATATTAGTACGGTACTCCCATTGTGGCAAGAGTTGagttaaaacaatttttgatttttcttgcGACAAATTATGATAATCTACAATCGACAATGCAATATGATAATAGTAAAAGCCCGACAACAGAATGTTTacatatttaaatgtttttggCATAAACACCGGTCTTTTGGCCTTCGACACTACAGCTCTCGATCGTAATCGACTACGCGGTACATGTCGGCTACGCGGTACATTTCGGCTACCGCTTGGTACTCACCTTCGATGGTTCTCTCTGATTTCCTCGGGCTTGCTGCGGGGCTTCGAACAGCTACATTTTGCTTGCTTTTCCCCTTTGACTTCTCAAGAATGCGTCCTGATTTTTGCTGACTGAATTGATCAGTGATTAGCTGTTGTGATACTGCCTTGCTCGACATTTTTTGCTAGAGGTTAACTTTCTACCTTCAGATCGAAATCGTTGATGTTTTCATGAATCATGTGCTACAAACTTCAGAAATGGACTGGCAGGTATCAGCTGATTACAACAACAACATGTCATAACATGTGGCGTGGGTATTTAAAAGTTATGAGTTAAGATAATAGACTGTCGATGGAACTCCCAATGAATTCGCTCAGATATCCCGTTTTAAGTGTGTATTATCATAGCTCTGTTGATCGAATTTTATAATTGTACAACAGtgacaatgataacaattaacAACGTGATcttaaagagtaaaaaaaaagaaagaaatgaagtttTGACTGCGATTACTTGGATATATGAAAAGACTGTCTATTCTTTATCTACCCTTGTTAGCGTCGTCTGCTATCATGCCAAAGCACGGTCAGTCAATGAAAATAGCTtgttaatatatttcacttatctGTTACTGTATTTCGCCAATAAATAGCGGAAATACTGTAACTAAAAACTGGCATTAAGAACAGTGACTCGCACTATCCTACAGCCTCGCCTGCTTACaatctttctttttaaaattgttccctTGTACACTGCACACCAATCCCTTCTTCGCTCAatcaccctgaaaaaaaaaaactttgttgtaaaaaaagcagaaaaaaaattgaaaaatattgaaggttttatagaaaatccattcaaaaataagaaagttattagaatttcaagtttttgatttgtgacgtcataaacaagcagctgAATGCCCCGTTATggtatgtaatataaaatgcataaatttaatTTGTTAATGGTTcttgatgacttattttttattttctttgtaggAGTagttgtgaaataatttgtgtattgatatactgaagctATATTAAAAACCActttcaattttctgaaaaaaacatttcattgattttttaccatacaaTGTGACGGAAACTGAAGCTGCCAGTTGCATATAACGTCACAGATCAAATAATTAAgactaataacttttttattctttgaggAATTTTCCTCAATcgttcaccaatatttttacaattatttttccGATAGttctacaataaacttttttgtcagggtgaactcccCCTTTAAAAATACATCCTTCATGACCTCAGAAATCTGGCGACTTAAAGAATATCATCTGGTCTAAAAGTGTTGATTCATGAAATGTCGACAAATGCAAATTTACCTGTAAATATAACACGGGCCTCCACTTTTCTCAAtcacttctctctctctcgtatTCAAGACCACttatggtgggggggggggggaagaacaGTGGATTTGATAAGACTTGAATGAATCATAATAACTTAAAATAATAGTGAGTTTGCATGTCCAAGAATGAGCCTTCTCTCTCATACGAATGAGGGAGAAGGGGCGGGGGGCAAGGGCCACTCAAGTGAACACAATGAAATAAACACATAAtgtccatttaaaaaaaaaaaatcatttttttcaggaaTTTAATCGCTGAATCTTCAAGAAAACTtgaaattgcatttttacaGCACAAGTAGGTAGGGTAATGGATAAACTGGATCAAAAATACTTTAGACACACAAAACAGATGCTAGGTAGAGAACTATCCCATAGTGGAATATGATTTCACAATCTAGCTGATCctcaaattaaaataatgtactTGAAACATACATTCTCAatgtaaacaaacataaatGACAATTTAAAATCTTTGTAACTGATATAATAGACACTCGTCATGAAGGGAAATATTAGAACAGAGTACAGAACAGAAATCCCATGTTTCAAGTTATCTGTAAAACATTGTTTGATGGAACCAATTGTTGTTTTTTCCCCATTCTAGTGTAAAACTCAGCACAACAAAGCCTGGCAGGTTTTTTAAATCTTCATTCTATTATCTATTAGAGAACATACTTTGTAACTAAttactaactacatgtactttaattGATAGAATTAAAAAGATATTTAAACCATGAAAAGACATAATAAATTATCATTTAAAATaggaatattatattttatgaattagTATCAACAGAATTATGTCAGGATAGAGTCTGTAGGTAGAATCTCACAATGTTACTGTTGAACAAAATTtaacttttattttaataacAGGCTGTTGTTCATGCGAAGCAATGACTCACTGGTTAGTAAAGAATGCTCTCATAATAAATGGTGGACTCTGCATAATAATCATTCCATGTTATGAGCTGGACAAGGTACTTCCATCATTGCATGCCCAGAACATGCCTTGATTGTCCACAAACTATTATTAAAATTGAAGACAGTTCAAATCAAATCTCTGTTTTCATTATCTATATAATTCACTTGAATAACAGAACCTGGGGGGGGGATGTTTAACAAAGATTTACatatgacttagagtcacacttaaatatCAACACGTACATGATATGCCACACGCAATCTTTTtaatcaatacgcagtagtctGCATcatcttggcatgatctgatcTGCATGTCTTTTATACCGCaagcaactaggcatttaagtacgactctaagggggtgttgcaagaaaatatttgcgatcaattgcaaatgttctgttgcaattttacaactgatagatcaacgttagctgtagcaaacCAGAGTAAACTTCTTATTTCAAGGAgcaaattagcaatcaatcactaatttgcaattaactgcaagacatatgattgatttagggaccaaaaaatGACTTGccattgatcgcaagtttcttgcaacacccctttAAGTCATACTAAAATCAATCTTTGTGAAaagcaccccctccccccccccccccagttttcCCTAAATACTGTATATCAGGAATTCTCAAGCAGTAGACATAAAATTCAGTTAcaccattctctctctctctctcccatttGTAATATCAAGCACCTAACTAATAACTGATGGTAACTGATTCACTCTATCAAACCGAACggtataaattattaaattaatcaaTTTCCCTTCACATATaacaaaagaaagatagaaaataatgaagaatgcTAGTCTGGATATATTATATAGGGTTACTTTCCACGTATTGGGCATTACATGCTACATTGCACATGGTAATCgaataatttacaaatatacatataatataCTGCATATGCCATTATATATGATGATGAAAGTTTATAGTTTTACTAATATATACAAGTACCGATAATcctccagtaaaaaaaaaagatgatcatAATCTACACAGGTGATAAAGACTCATGAAGGGGATGGTGCACAAAAATGCATTCAATTGCAAGTCAAACTTAAGTCCTTACTTTAATCTTAAGTCTTGCAACTGTTTGTAGGTTTGAATCTTGCAACAGAAAGTATCATTTCATTTGCTATGGTTTAACACCATAAATGCATTCTTGCAACACTCCTCAAAGTGTCATGCTACTACACACATAGAAACAAATTCCAAACAGTGCAATTGTGATTTGTTCTAAGTATATTAATTCATACAAACATTAATTGTTGGATACAGTGGCATATAGGATGTGAGACCTTCAGGTGTATGAAATACGAAAGATATCGAACATGGAGGGAGTAATTAAGTAGATGACAGACATGAATTATTATTCAACTTTGGCTCAGACATGACACGACACAGCTCGGCAATATTGTTTACAGTGTTCAGACAATGTTCAGTGGTGAAACAAATATTACACTTGTGTTCATGAACTCCCACGACACAAGTCATCTCTCACCAGATTATTTCCCAAAGTTGCACAAACAAAGtcctgaaaaatgaaaaattctgATACCATATCATGCCATATTACTCTGATGATGTCAAGAATTTGGATGTACAACTTTTTACAAGAATCCTTTTAGgctatgtttattattattagtattattattatcatcatcattttgacTGGCCCACAGCTTTTGATAGCCAGCCacacaacaaaatatatatccaGAATTTGGACGATTTTGAAATGCCTCATTGAAATTGTACATAAATGTTGCTAAGCTCTGTCGGTCTAAGTTTGAACAAACTCTAATAATTCTGCCATAGACTTACAGAATGaactgacctacatgtacatggatacACTGAGAGTA from Lytechinus pictus isolate F3 Inbred chromosome 2, Lp3.0, whole genome shotgun sequence carries:
- the LOC129254391 gene encoding DNA polymerase delta subunit 4-like yields the protein MSSKAVSQQLITDQFSQQKSGRILEKSKGKSKQNVAVRSPAASPRKSERTIEVESAEDLIRKTNLNTLREFDLDWRYGPCTGITRLERWERAESHGHNPSPNIKDLILEYEDDEEFVQNIWSGYPL